One Vairimorpha necatrix chromosome 7, complete sequence DNA segment encodes these proteins:
- a CDS encoding short-chain dehydrogenase/reductase has product MNLQGRIVGISGGNSGLGLAIVELLVNVCYKVIVIDKSDICERLRDIPNVEYIQCDLSNPDFAPFRVDVFIHNVGMSIGPKLVRDTSYLEMKKMIEVNILSHLYCVKNIKCRKHVFIASVLSYVGIELYSCYSSSKAFMRSFVESLQREGYDTMIVFPYKMNTPMFKEIKDLNTLDVDYVAKEVIVGIEKNKREMVVPRYYVLIDMFKGFVPNFIKNFALDMVAEYFVEKKAIEELKSLRTKYDIIEVQVTTNN; this is encoded by the coding sequence ATGAATTTACAAGGCAGAATTGTAGGAATTTCCGGTGGTAATAGCGGATTAGGTTTGGCTATAGTCGAATTACTTGTAAACGTCTGTTACAAGGTAATAGTAATCGACAAATCAGATATATGTGAGCGATTAAGAGACATACCCAATGTGGAATATATCCAATGCGACCTGAGTAATCCGGACTTCGCTCCCTTTAGAGTTGATGTCTTTATTCATAACGTAGGAATGAGCATCGGCCCAAAATTAGTCAGAGATACTTCATACCTAGAAATGAAGAAGATGATTGAAGTCAATATTTTGTCCCATTTATATTGtgtaaaaaacatcaaaTGCAGGAAACATGTCTTTATTGCTTCTGTCTTATCATACGTAGGCATTGAACTTTATTCTTGTTATAGTTCGAGTAAAGCATTTATGAGATCATTTGTTGAAAGTTTACAAAGAGAAGGTTACGATACCATGATAGTATTTCCTTATAAAATGAATACGCCAATGTTCAAAGAAATCAAGGATTTAAATACACTGGATGTTGACTATGTAGCAAAAGAAGTAATAGTAGgaattgaaaaaaacaagagAGAAATGGTAGTGCCGAGatattatgttttaattgATATGTTTAAAGGATTTGTTcctaattttataaaaaatttcgcTTTAGATATGGTGGCTGAATATTTTGTTGAAAAAAAGGCTATTGAGGAATTGAAATCTTTGAGAACTAAGTATGATATAATTGAAGTCCAAGTGACTactaataattaa